From the Methanoculleus caldifontis genome, the window GCACGGTCGCGCCACGGATGCCGACGCGGGCGGGGTCGAGGAGCTCGGTGTTGACGAGGTCCTTGGAGTACTTCTCGAGGTCGCGCTCGCGGCATTCGACGATCTGACGGCCGGAGAGCGTGCCGGGGTCGATACCGCGGAAGCGGTAGCACTCGGTGTAGGTCCGCTGGTAGGGCTGCGAGGGGGCGAAGAACATCGAGTCCGCGAACTGGATGTAGCGGACGCGGTCGCCGGCCTTGGCGCCCTCGGTCGGGGTTACCATTTTCCGGATGGGGCAGTCGGGCTCCTGCTGCTCGGCGAGCGGCGGGTGGGCCGTCGGATAGGCGGCTCCCGGCGCCCTGTGGCCGAGGATCAGCACGATGTCCTCGTCAGTCACATCACGCATCTTTTCAAGCTTCTGGTTGGGGTCCATCTGCTTGCGCCGGTTTGCGGCGACGTTGGATGTACCCGGTCCGTATTGGGGCTTGTATGCCATGTCTGAATTCACCTTCATGTTGGGCTTTTTAGCACTTTCATAACGGCACGAATGACTTCCGCCAATCTTTCCCTGCCTGGTGTCTGGCCCCGTGTCACGCCGCTGACGATATCCATCACCATGCCTTTCGTCTTCACCTTATCAGGCGGCGGCATAACCACAGATGTCCTGACTCCCTCTTTTGCGAGGTCCTCGAAGTCGATCGGGGCCTGTGAGACGACGATTGCCCTGATGTTCACATGCTCAAGGATGAACCTGACTTTCTGCACCACATGGGAGCGGACATTCCCGTGGTGCAGGATGGCGACCTTGTGCTGCTCGATCTGGGCGATCTCCTTCTCCGTCAGCCCGAAATAAGCTCCGAGTACGTGACCCGCGACGGGCGAATCCGCCGGGACCCCGCTCCCTGCGTTGAGGACG encodes:
- the mcrC gene encoding methyl-coenzyme M reductase I operon protein C — translated: MPIGRVTQVVDCRESMGMGKGGGLAQRGTISEARSPDVIVIGMSPGRRHVTKPVCDITSGLRREATEFSVTTLVLNAGSGVPADSPVAGHVLGAYFGLTEKEIAQIEQHKVAILHHGNVRSHVVQKVRFILEHVNIRAIVVSQAPIDFEDLAKEGVRTSVVMPPPDKVKTKGMVMDIVSGVTRGQTPGRERLAEVIRAVMKVLKSPT
- the mcrG gene encoding coenzyme-B sulfoethylthiotransferase subunit gamma translates to MAYKPQYGPGTSNVAANRRKQMDPNQKLEKMRDVTDEDIVLILGHRAPGAAYPTAHPPLAEQQEPDCPIRKMVTPTEGAKAGDRVRYIQFADSMFFAPSQPYQRTYTECYRFRGIDPGTLSGRQIVECRERDLEKYSKDLVNTELLDPARVGIRGATVHGHSLRLAENGMMFDMLQRSVLGEDGIVRYVKNQIGEPLDRAVAVGKPLDEKWLKAHTTIFHSLGGTAYRDDAEYIEYVQRIHTLRTKYGFMPKED